Proteins encoded within one genomic window of Amycolatopsis sp. 2-15:
- a CDS encoding LysR family transcriptional regulator, with the protein MPEHPVDLDLRLVHCFTVVAEHKHFGRAAEALHVTQPSLSRQIRRLEQQLGARLLDRTPQGSRLTEAGEVFLPQAKALLRTAAQAIARTRAAAQPSRLAVGYSGGLIVTPAVREMRHRHPDADVQTLHVAFDDVPTSLLEHRVDVVVSRLPFATEGLHVTVLYDQPRVVILPLDHRLAGKESVSINDIADEPLPRVRDSDPAWSAYWRIEPRPDGRPAPDGPVIEALEDKFELVAAGQAVAISAGHDVRLLRPDLTSVVLEDVEPAHVVLATRADDRSRLVAAFRKYAQTHLTGR; encoded by the coding sequence GTGCCCGAACATCCGGTCGACCTCGACCTCCGGCTGGTGCACTGCTTCACGGTCGTCGCGGAGCACAAGCACTTCGGCCGCGCTGCCGAGGCCTTGCACGTGACCCAGCCTTCGCTGAGCCGCCAGATCCGCCGGCTCGAGCAGCAGCTCGGTGCGCGACTGCTGGACCGCACGCCGCAGGGCAGCCGGCTCACGGAGGCGGGTGAGGTGTTCCTGCCGCAGGCGAAGGCATTGCTGCGCACCGCGGCGCAGGCCATCGCGCGCACGCGGGCCGCCGCGCAGCCCAGCCGGCTGGCCGTCGGGTACTCGGGCGGGCTCATCGTCACGCCCGCCGTCCGGGAGATGCGCCACCGACACCCGGACGCCGACGTGCAGACGCTGCACGTCGCGTTCGACGACGTGCCGACTTCGCTGCTGGAGCATCGTGTGGACGTCGTCGTGAGCCGGCTGCCGTTCGCGACCGAAGGCCTCCACGTCACGGTGCTTTACGACCAGCCGCGTGTGGTTATTCTCCCACTCGATCACCGGCTGGCGGGCAAGGAGTCGGTGAGCATCAACGACATCGCCGACGAACCGCTGCCCCGCGTGCGTGATTCCGATCCGGCGTGGAGCGCGTACTGGCGCATCGAACCGCGGCCCGACGGCCGGCCGGCGCCCGACGGGCCCGTGATCGAAGCGCTGGAGGACAAGTTCGAGCTCGTCGCGGCCGGTCAGGCCGTGGCCATCTCCGCAGGTCACGATGTGCGTCTCCTGCGTCCCGACCTCACCTCCGTGGTCCTGGAGGACGTCGAACCGGCGCACGTCGTGCTCGCCACCCGCGCCGACGACCGCAGCCGCCTCGTCGCCGCTTTCCGGAAGTATGCGCAAACACACCTCACGGGCCGCTAA
- a CDS encoding SDR family oxidoreductase has translation MRVFVTGATGFVGSAVVCELLGAGHQVLGLARSDASAAKLTAAGAEAHRGSLEDLDSLRTGAAAADGVVHTAFVHDFGDFERSVGTDRLAIETIGEALAGTGRPFVISSGTPATPCGVATEDTIPEGGSLAAGRFASEEIVVSLAMRGVRGSVVRLPRSVHSDEDRHGFVPLLIETAGTRGVSAYPGDGANRWPAVHCLDAARLYRLALEHAPAGTRLHAVGDEGIPVREIAERIGKHLGLPIESVPGDQAAEHFSWLGPIFAADMPASSARTQDQFDWQPTHPGLLSDLDAGHYFAR, from the coding sequence ATGCGTGTGTTTGTCACCGGCGCGACCGGGTTCGTCGGCTCCGCCGTCGTGTGTGAGCTGCTCGGCGCCGGCCATCAGGTGCTCGGGCTGGCGCGCTCCGACGCGTCGGCCGCCAAGCTGACCGCGGCCGGCGCCGAGGCCCACCGCGGCAGCCTCGAAGACCTCGACAGCCTGCGCACCGGCGCCGCCGCGGCCGACGGCGTGGTCCACACCGCGTTCGTCCACGACTTCGGCGACTTCGAGCGCTCCGTCGGCACCGACCGCCTCGCGATCGAGACGATCGGCGAGGCCCTGGCCGGAACCGGCCGCCCGTTCGTGATCAGCTCCGGCACCCCGGCCACTCCCTGCGGCGTGGCGACCGAGGACACCATCCCCGAAGGCGGCAGCCTCGCGGCCGGCCGGTTCGCGTCCGAAGAGATCGTGGTTTCCTTGGCAATGCGGGGAGTCCGCGGCTCTGTCGTGCGGTTGCCACGGTCGGTCCACAGCGACGAGGACCGCCACGGCTTCGTCCCCTTGCTCATCGAGACCGCCGGCACCCGCGGGGTCTCGGCTTACCCCGGCGACGGCGCGAACCGGTGGCCCGCCGTCCACTGCCTGGACGCCGCACGGCTCTACCGCCTGGCTCTCGAACACGCCCCGGCCGGCACGCGCCTGCACGCCGTCGGCGACGAGGGCATCCCCGTGCGCGAGATCGCCGAGCGCATCGGCAAGCACCTCGGCCTGCCGATCGAGTCCGTCCCGGGCGATCAGGCGGCCGAGCACTTCAGCTGGCTGGGCCCGATCTTCGCCGCGGACATGCCGGCCTCGAGCGCCCGCACCCAGGACCAGTTCGACTGGCAGCCAACGCATCCCGGACTGCTGTCCGATTTGGACGCCGGCCACTACTTCGCCCGCTGA
- a CDS encoding LLM class flavin-dependent oxidoreductase produces the protein MATFEAGPVGVCLPVTFTSAPSADDQRTAVRRLERAGYHAAWTNEVIGKDALAQLAVLLGATETLAFGTCVANIWARAPQTAHAAASFLAQAFPGRFTLGLGVGCPQQASSVDRPFGTPLATMRSYVEGMAAETRPPAPDAPYPLILGANGPKMLSLAADVADGALPAGLPPQHTALARRALGPDKLLVVALSIADSFETARQTVSNWLSRPAFRATLTDLGYPAEPTDDLVRTLVAFDGPDHVTATVQAHLDAGADHVTLLSPVGTEFGPGIDHLVALAPALR, from the coding sequence ATGGCCACGTTCGAAGCCGGCCCGGTCGGTGTCTGCCTTCCGGTCACCTTCACCAGCGCGCCATCCGCCGACGACCAGCGCACCGCTGTGCGCCGTCTGGAGCGCGCCGGCTACCACGCGGCGTGGACCAACGAGGTCATCGGCAAGGACGCCCTCGCCCAGCTGGCGGTGCTCCTCGGCGCCACCGAGACCTTGGCGTTCGGCACCTGCGTCGCCAACATCTGGGCCCGGGCGCCCCAGACCGCGCACGCCGCCGCTTCCTTCCTGGCGCAGGCTTTCCCGGGTCGGTTCACGCTCGGTCTCGGCGTCGGATGCCCGCAGCAGGCGTCGAGTGTGGACCGCCCTTTCGGGACTCCTCTGGCGACCATGCGGTCCTATGTGGAAGGCATGGCAGCGGAAACCCGGCCACCCGCGCCGGACGCCCCGTACCCGCTCATCCTGGGCGCCAACGGCCCCAAGATGCTCTCCCTCGCCGCCGACGTCGCCGACGGCGCACTCCCCGCCGGCCTGCCTCCGCAGCACACGGCTCTCGCCCGGCGAGCATTGGGCCCGGACAAACTCCTGGTCGTGGCGCTGTCGATCGCGGACTCGTTCGAGACGGCCCGCCAAACCGTGTCGAACTGGCTCAGCCGCCCCGCTTTTCGGGCAACACTCACGGACCTCGGCTACCCCGCCGAGCCCACCGACGACCTGGTCCGGACCCTCGTCGCCTTCGATGGCCCGGACCACGTCACCGCCACCGTCCAAGCGCACCTCGACGCCGGCGCCGACCACGTCACCCTGCTTTCCCCGGTGGGCACGGAGTTCGGCCCGGGCATCGACCACCTCGTGGCGCTCGCCCCGGCGCTGCGCTGA
- a CDS encoding trypsin-like serine protease, with product MKLRSVLAVVAAALSVTALGVAPATAIVGGAPSPRAYPFTGSLNRPADSPRPDGHVCGVTLVAPQWVVTASHCARNDLETQVGYPHDWSVRLGSVSASSGGEVIAVEKFVRRSNGTLPHIFGKDIALLKLAHPAKAAPIKISAKAPAPGTGARIMGWGMTCDQAAPQCYPDHLREADTVVQPTSTCLVSLSDLCIGALDGKVGPTNMDSGGPALVKEGGAWTLAGVVSGGDNGPGIYTNVPAYADWVRETIAERHPTLEGAVNLGSCAGSLVRKAGAGPDDPGLLLTNGHCIAGDHPAVGSAVTERAEARDAAVLSASGGIKATLHTTKLLYATMTGTDVALYQVDKTYAQLAAGAKVFELGTREPQQADQLDVLSGTHGKTWACSVANIVPELREGGYTQHNAIQYSEDCTPGSGDSGSPVLDPHTGQVVGIHNTSNDLGQVCTVDNPCEVDENGVVTVHMGRSYGQQTAEIPACLGAGSTVDLSLAGCGLTKPKA from the coding sequence TTGAAACTCCGAAGTGTGCTGGCCGTCGTGGCGGCCGCGTTGTCCGTGACCGCGTTGGGTGTTGCTCCGGCAACAGCGATTGTCGGCGGAGCCCCATCTCCGCGTGCGTATCCGTTCACCGGGTCGCTGAACCGGCCGGCCGACTCGCCCCGGCCCGATGGGCATGTGTGCGGGGTGACGCTGGTCGCGCCGCAATGGGTGGTGACGGCGTCGCACTGCGCCCGCAACGATCTCGAGACCCAGGTCGGCTACCCGCACGACTGGTCGGTGCGGCTGGGATCGGTGAGCGCGTCGTCCGGCGGTGAGGTGATCGCGGTCGAGAAGTTCGTGCGGCGGTCGAACGGCACCCTTCCGCACATCTTCGGCAAGGACATCGCGCTGCTGAAGCTGGCACACCCGGCGAAGGCCGCACCGATCAAGATCAGCGCGAAGGCCCCGGCGCCGGGCACCGGCGCGCGCATCATGGGCTGGGGCATGACCTGCGACCAGGCCGCGCCGCAGTGTTACCCCGACCACCTGCGCGAGGCCGACACTGTTGTCCAACCAACATCGACCTGTCTGGTTTCGCTCAGCGACCTGTGCATCGGCGCACTCGACGGCAAGGTGGGCCCCACCAACATGGACTCCGGCGGCCCGGCGCTCGTGAAGGAAGGCGGCGCGTGGACGTTGGCGGGTGTCGTCAGCGGTGGTGACAACGGGCCGGGGATCTACACGAACGTGCCCGCGTATGCCGACTGGGTGCGCGAGACCATCGCGGAACGCCACCCGACGCTCGAGGGCGCCGTGAACCTGGGCTCGTGCGCGGGGTCACTGGTCCGCAAGGCCGGCGCCGGTCCGGACGACCCCGGCCTGCTGCTGACCAACGGCCACTGCATCGCCGGCGACCACCCCGCCGTGGGCTCGGCGGTGACCGAGCGCGCGGAGGCCCGCGACGCCGCGGTGCTGTCCGCGTCGGGCGGGATCAAGGCGACCCTGCACACCACGAAGCTGTTGTACGCCACCATGACCGGCACCGACGTCGCCCTGTACCAAGTGGACAAGACCTACGCGCAGCTCGCCGCTGGCGCGAAGGTCTTCGAACTCGGCACGCGCGAACCCCAGCAAGCCGACCAGCTCGACGTGCTTTCGGGCACGCACGGGAAGACCTGGGCGTGTTCGGTTGCGAACATCGTCCCTGAACTCCGCGAGGGCGGCTACACGCAGCACAATGCGATCCAGTACAGCGAAGACTGCACCCCCGGCAGCGGCGATTCCGGCTCACCCGTGCTCGACCCGCACACCGGCCAGGTCGTGGGCATCCACAACACGTCCAACGACTTGGGCCAGGTATGCACTGTGGACAATCCGTGCGAGGTCGACGAGAACGGTGTGGTCACCGTCCACATGGGCCGGTCTTACGGGCAGCAGACCGCCGAGATTCCGGCGTGTCTCGGGGCTGGGTCGACGGTGGATCTTTCGTTGGCAGGGTGTGGGTTGACGAAACCGAAGGCTTGA
- a CDS encoding alpha/beta fold hydrolase, giving the protein MALALPGFGAALPAGFTPAKDAYAAWLAEELAKITEPIDLVGHDWGALPTLRVATLGEVPPRSWVADVGSVFHPDYAWHPWATTLISPGDGEDSLRHRREADPGESLMLGNGVPAAAAAEMAAALDEDMSRGILGLYRSAVPNVAASWAPSRTSAPGLILVPTADRVDDEMRSRDVAARLGARVELLDGMGHWWMYDRTGRVVSVLQQFWGAVTGS; this is encoded by the coding sequence GTGGCACTGGCGTTGCCGGGGTTCGGTGCGGCGCTGCCGGCGGGATTCACCCCGGCAAAGGACGCGTACGCCGCATGGCTGGCGGAGGAGCTGGCGAAGATCACCGAGCCGATCGACCTCGTCGGGCACGACTGGGGTGCGCTGCCGACACTCCGGGTGGCGACGCTCGGCGAGGTGCCGCCGCGCAGCTGGGTCGCGGACGTCGGGAGTGTGTTCCACCCGGATTACGCGTGGCACCCGTGGGCGACGACGCTCATTTCTCCGGGCGATGGCGAGGACTCCCTGCGCCACCGGAGGGAGGCCGATCCCGGGGAGTCGTTGATGCTGGGCAACGGCGTGCCTGCGGCGGCCGCGGCGGAGATGGCCGCCGCGCTCGACGAGGACATGAGCCGGGGCATTCTGGGGCTGTACCGCTCGGCGGTGCCGAACGTCGCGGCTTCGTGGGCACCTTCGCGCACGTCGGCGCCCGGGCTGATCCTCGTGCCGACAGCCGACCGCGTGGACGACGAGATGCGCTCGCGGGATGTGGCTGCCCGGCTGGGAGCGCGCGTCGAGCTCCTGGACGGGATGGGGCACTGGTGGATGTACGACCGGACCGGTCGCGTCGTGTCGGTGCTGCAGCAGTTCTGGGGCGCTGTCACAGGATCGTGA
- a CDS encoding SDR family NAD(P)-dependent oxidoreductase: MTVAVVTGATQGLGLALVEGLAQRLSTQDTVYLTGRDLGRIGEAVESLPAGGATVRSELLDVADPASVTRLATVLSERHGGVDVVFGNAVMRVGPDDDPREIVGPYTDVNNFGTTRVMRAFAPLLRDGGKLLVVASSLGTLHYLAPVLHDRFDALTSLDDVDKTVANWRDAVADGSARGGAWPGFVNIPSKIGQVAAVRALASTRLAGDAERGILLAAVCPGMMNTPTSALWWDVSTAPTPATAAVPLLDLALSPTDPDHYGQLIRYGAVLPWAPG, encoded by the coding sequence ATGACCGTCGCAGTGGTCACCGGGGCCACACAAGGGTTGGGCCTGGCGCTCGTCGAGGGGCTCGCGCAGCGTCTGTCCACGCAGGACACTGTCTACCTCACGGGACGGGATCTCGGCCGGATCGGTGAGGCTGTGGAGTCACTGCCCGCGGGCGGGGCGACTGTCCGAAGTGAACTGCTCGACGTGGCCGATCCCGCGTCCGTCACCCGGCTCGCCACGGTGTTGAGCGAACGCCACGGCGGAGTCGATGTCGTGTTCGGCAACGCTGTGATGCGCGTCGGCCCCGACGACGACCCGCGGGAGATCGTGGGCCCCTATACGGATGTCAACAACTTCGGCACCACGAGGGTGATGCGGGCGTTCGCCCCGCTGCTGCGGGACGGCGGCAAGCTGCTCGTCGTCGCCAGCTCGCTCGGCACCCTGCACTACCTGGCGCCAGTACTGCACGATCGCTTCGACGCCCTGACCTCACTGGACGACGTCGACAAGACTGTCGCGAACTGGCGCGACGCGGTCGCGGACGGCAGCGCCCGCGGCGGTGCGTGGCCAGGGTTCGTGAACATCCCCTCGAAGATCGGGCAGGTGGCGGCAGTGCGCGCGCTCGCCTCGACGCGCCTGGCCGGCGACGCGGAGCGCGGGATCCTGCTCGCGGCGGTGTGCCCGGGGATGATGAACACGCCGACCTCAGCGCTGTGGTGGGACGTCAGCACGGCGCCCACGCCGGCGACAGCGGCGGTACCGCTCCTCGACCTTGCCCTTTCACCCACCGACCCCGATCACTACGGCCAGTTGATCCGCTACGGAGCCGTGCTGCCGTGGGCGCCGGGCTAG
- a CDS encoding SDR family NAD(P)-dependent oxidoreductase, whose amino-acid sequence MTLIQTPFGFASTAAEVAESIELRGRRAVVTGASSGIGVETARALASTGAEVTLAVRDVAAGERTAKDITASTGSTAVRVAELDLTDPASIAAFTSAWDGPLHVLVANAGVMASPDQYTEQGWEWQFATNHIGHFLLATGLYPALAADGSARVVVVSSSGHQLSPVVFDDVNFAFRRYDPWLAYGQSKTANVLFAVEATRRWARDGITANAVMPGGIFTNLQRHTSGRGSGTVPPELMKTPEQGAATSVLVATSPLLEGIGGRYFVDCAETPTIDRRGEAPQLHGVARYALDPDGAARLWNLTEDLVRA is encoded by the coding sequence ATGACTTTGATCCAGACCCCCTTCGGCTTCGCCAGCACGGCGGCGGAAGTGGCCGAAAGCATCGAGCTCCGCGGGCGACGCGCGGTGGTGACCGGGGCGTCGTCCGGGATCGGAGTGGAGACCGCTCGCGCCCTGGCCTCGACCGGCGCCGAGGTGACCCTCGCCGTCCGCGACGTCGCCGCCGGCGAGCGCACGGCGAAGGACATCACCGCGAGCACCGGCAGCACCGCGGTGCGCGTCGCGGAGCTGGACCTCACCGACCCGGCCTCGATCGCCGCCTTCACGTCTGCTTGGGACGGTCCGCTGCACGTCCTCGTCGCCAACGCCGGCGTGATGGCGAGCCCCGACCAGTACACCGAGCAGGGGTGGGAGTGGCAGTTCGCGACCAACCACATCGGACACTTCCTGCTCGCCACCGGACTGTACCCCGCGCTGGCCGCCGACGGCTCGGCCCGCGTGGTCGTGGTCAGCTCGAGCGGACACCAGCTCTCGCCCGTGGTGTTCGACGACGTGAACTTCGCCTTCCGCCGCTACGACCCCTGGCTCGCTTACGGACAGTCCAAAACGGCCAACGTGCTGTTCGCCGTCGAGGCCACGCGTCGCTGGGCTCGGGACGGAATCACGGCCAACGCCGTCATGCCGGGCGGGATCTTCACCAACCTTCAGCGCCACACGAGTGGCCGCGGCAGCGGGACCGTCCCGCCCGAACTGATGAAGACCCCGGAACAGGGTGCGGCGACGTCGGTGCTGGTCGCCACATCTCCCCTGCTGGAAGGCATCGGCGGACGGTACTTTGTGGACTGTGCGGAGACGCCGACCATCGACCGGCGCGGGGAAGCGCCACAGTTGCACGGTGTCGCGCGTTACGCCCTCGACCCCGACGGTGCCGCGCGGCTGTGGAACCTCACGGAAGATCTGGTGCGAGCATGA
- a CDS encoding LysR family transcriptional regulator, with the protein MAFTDASLTALRVFREVAERGSFTAAAAALGYTQSAVSRQIASLERAAGTSLVERRHDGVRLTAAGRLVVRRAATVVDEVDAAARDLVGLPDGHGSVRLGWFASAGAALVPRALAELRRTHPGITVTTREGSTPALVRALRAGTLDLALIASAPPFRPPDSETPALQVQTLSERSLCVAVPTTHPLARGEFIDVADLSGQRWIAGSRNEHVMGVWPGLDERPDIAHTARDWLAKLHLVAAGFGITTAPAALTPVLPPGVRVLPVRGGPSERRRILLARLPGRPSDATARLAEAFRAAALEDKGAGL; encoded by the coding sequence ATGGCCTTCACCGACGCGTCGCTCACTGCGCTGCGGGTGTTCCGTGAGGTGGCCGAGCGGGGCTCGTTCACCGCCGCGGCCGCCGCCCTTGGCTACACTCAGTCTGCCGTCTCCCGCCAGATCGCGTCGCTGGAGCGCGCCGCGGGCACCTCACTGGTAGAACGCCGCCACGACGGTGTGCGCCTCACCGCCGCCGGGCGACTGGTCGTGCGCCGCGCCGCGACCGTCGTCGACGAGGTGGACGCCGCGGCCCGCGACCTCGTCGGCCTGCCCGACGGCCACGGCAGCGTCCGGCTCGGCTGGTTCGCCAGCGCCGGTGCGGCCCTGGTGCCCCGCGCCCTGGCGGAGCTGCGCCGCACGCACCCGGGCATCACCGTGACCACGCGCGAAGGCAGCACCCCCGCGCTGGTCCGCGCACTGCGCGCGGGCACGCTGGACCTGGCGCTGATCGCGTCGGCGCCGCCGTTCCGGCCGCCCGACAGCGAAACCCCGGCGCTGCAGGTGCAGACCCTCTCCGAGCGCAGCCTGTGCGTCGCCGTGCCAACCACCCACCCGCTCGCGCGCGGCGAGTTCATCGACGTCGCCGACCTGTCCGGCCAGCGCTGGATCGCCGGCTCGCGCAACGAGCACGTCATGGGCGTCTGGCCCGGCCTCGACGAGCGCCCCGACATCGCCCACACCGCGCGCGACTGGCTCGCCAAGCTCCACCTCGTCGCCGCCGGGTTTGGCATCACGACCGCGCCCGCCGCGCTCACCCCGGTGCTCCCGCCCGGCGTCCGTGTCCTCCCCGTCCGCGGCGGGCCCTCCGAACGGCGGCGCATCTTGCTCGCCCGCCTGCCGGGCCGCCCGTCGGACGCCACGGCCCGTTTGGCGGAGGCGTTCCGAGCGGCGGCGTTGGAAGATAAGGGTGCGGGGCTCTGA
- a CDS encoding Fur family transcriptional regulator: MSATDPAERLRGVSLRVTKQRTAVLHAVAQRPHADVEAVVRAVRSELGAVSTQAVYDILAALGEVGLVRRIEPAGSPARFEMRTGDNHHHVVCRRCGAVADVDCAVGERPCLTPAATNGFVVDEAEVTYWGLCPSCNEN; this comes from the coding sequence ATGTCGGCCACCGATCCTGCGGAGCGCCTGCGGGGTGTCTCACTGCGGGTCACCAAGCAGCGGACCGCTGTGCTGCACGCGGTGGCGCAGCGACCCCACGCGGATGTCGAGGCGGTGGTCCGAGCAGTGCGCTCGGAGCTCGGCGCGGTGTCGACGCAGGCGGTGTACGACATCCTCGCCGCGTTGGGGGAAGTGGGGCTCGTGCGGCGCATCGAGCCGGCCGGGTCGCCGGCGCGGTTCGAGATGCGCACGGGCGACAACCACCACCACGTGGTGTGCCGCCGCTGCGGTGCGGTCGCCGACGTCGACTGCGCCGTGGGGGAGCGGCCTTGTCTGACGCCGGCGGCCACCAACGGGTTCGTCGTCGACGAAGCCGAAGTGACGTACTGGGGCCTGTGCCCTTCCTGCAACGAAAACTGA
- a CDS encoding catalase, whose amino-acid sequence MAFEENTKPLTTAAGAPVVDNQNSVTAGPRGPVLLQDLWLIEKLAHFDREVIPERRMHAKGSGAWGTFRVTHDISQYTKAAIFAKVGNECEMFARFSSVAGERGAADAERDIRGFALRFYTEEGNWDVVGNNTPVFFHRDPLKFPDLNRAVKRDPRTNLRDPENNWGYWTNLPEALHQVTIIMTDRGIPKSFRHMHGFGSHTYSLINAAGERNWVKFHFRTQQGIENLTDEEAGAVIAADRESNQRDLFDAIERGDFPKWKLFVQVMPEADAATYRFHPFDLTKVWSKKDYPLIEVGEFELNRNPDNYFQDVEQAAFTPANLIPGISFSPDKMLQGRLFSYGDAARYRVGVNHHQIPVNYPRGAKVVNTYHRDGAMRVDGNQGGVPGVEPNNFGRWQEQPAYADPAQAVGSTADHFNFREDDDDYFTQPGNLFRLLSADEQQRLFENTARAIKGARKETVQRHIDNCTKADPAYGEGVQKACEALGAL is encoded by the coding sequence GTGGCTTTCGAGGAGAACACCAAACCGCTGACGACGGCGGCGGGTGCGCCGGTCGTGGACAACCAGAACAGCGTCACCGCCGGCCCGCGCGGCCCGGTGCTGTTGCAGGACCTGTGGCTCATCGAGAAGCTGGCGCACTTCGACCGCGAGGTCATCCCGGAGCGGCGCATGCACGCCAAGGGCTCCGGCGCGTGGGGTACCTTCCGCGTCACGCACGACATTTCGCAGTACACGAAGGCCGCGATCTTCGCCAAGGTGGGCAACGAGTGCGAAATGTTCGCGCGGTTCTCGAGCGTCGCGGGTGAGCGCGGCGCGGCCGACGCCGAGCGGGACATTCGCGGTTTCGCCCTGCGGTTCTACACCGAAGAGGGCAACTGGGACGTCGTCGGCAACAACACGCCGGTGTTCTTCCACCGCGACCCGCTGAAGTTCCCTGATCTCAACCGCGCGGTGAAGCGTGACCCGCGCACCAACTTGCGTGACCCGGAGAACAACTGGGGTTACTGGACGAACCTGCCCGAGGCGCTGCACCAGGTCACGATCATCATGACCGACCGCGGCATCCCCAAGTCGTTCCGGCACATGCACGGCTTCGGCTCGCACACCTACAGCTTGATCAACGCGGCGGGCGAGCGGAACTGGGTCAAGTTCCACTTCCGCACCCAGCAGGGCATCGAGAACCTGACCGACGAGGAAGCCGGCGCCGTCATCGCCGCCGACCGCGAGTCGAACCAGCGCGACCTCTTCGACGCCATCGAGCGCGGCGACTTCCCGAAGTGGAAGCTGTTCGTGCAGGTCATGCCCGAGGCCGACGCGGCGACGTACCGTTTCCACCCGTTCGACCTGACGAAGGTGTGGAGCAAGAAGGACTACCCGCTGATCGAGGTCGGCGAGTTCGAGCTCAACCGCAACCCGGACAACTACTTCCAGGACGTCGAGCAGGCCGCCTTCACCCCGGCCAACCTGATCCCCGGCATCTCGTTCAGCCCGGACAAGATGCTGCAGGGCCGCCTGTTCTCCTACGGCGACGCCGCCCGTTACCGCGTCGGCGTGAACCACCACCAGATCCCGGTCAACTACCCGCGCGGCGCCAAGGTGGTCAACACCTACCACCGCGACGGCGCCATGCGCGTCGACGGCAACCAGGGCGGCGTCCCGGGCGTCGAGCCGAACAACTTCGGCCGCTGGCAGGAACAGCCCGCCTACGCCGACCCGGCGCAGGCCGTCGGCTCGACCGCGGACCACTTCAACTTCCGCGAAGACGACGACGACTACTTCACCCAGCCGGGCAACCTGTTCCGCCTGCTGTCCGCGGACGAACAGCAGCGCCTGTTCGAGAACACGGCGCGCGCGATCAAGGGTGCGCGCAAGGAAACCGTCCAGCGGCACATCGACAACTGCACCAAGGCCGACCCGGCCTACGGTGAGGGTGTGCAGAAGGCCTGCGAGGCCTTGGGCGCTCTGTAA
- a CDS encoding ankyrin repeat domain-containing protein, with amino-acid sequence MPADENEDLRKRARTVMADLAREGNTKELAEFIEHGLDVNSLDEAGNSLLMLAAYHGRGETVDYLLQHGADPDICNARNQSPIAGALFKGETEIVAALKKAGADLDAGTPSAREAAKMFGQSL; translated from the coding sequence ATGCCCGCTGACGAAAACGAAGACCTCCGAAAACGAGCCCGCACCGTCATGGCGGACCTCGCGCGAGAAGGCAACACCAAAGAGCTCGCGGAGTTCATCGAGCACGGCCTGGACGTCAACTCCCTCGACGAGGCCGGCAATTCACTCCTCATGCTCGCCGCCTACCACGGGCGCGGCGAGACCGTCGACTATCTGCTGCAGCACGGCGCCGATCCCGACATCTGCAACGCCCGCAACCAGTCGCCGATCGCAGGCGCGTTGTTCAAGGGCGAGACGGAAATCGTCGCCGCATTGAAGAAGGCGGGGGCCGATCTTGACGCCGGAACACCGAGCGCGCGGGAAGCCGCGAAGATGTTCGGGCAGAGCCTGTAG
- a CDS encoding LLM class F420-dependent oxidoreductase, giving the protein MRFAIKTSPQNTVWEDMLAVWQAADEIELFESGWTFDHFYPIFSDSTGPCMEGWVTLTALAQATKRLRLGTLVSGMHYRHPALLANMAATLDIVSGGRLEIGIGAGWNEEESGAYGMELGTLKERSDRFEEGCEVLLSLLTQETTTFKGTHYQLTDARNEPKGVQKPHPPICIGGSGEKRTLRTAAKYADHWNFTGGTPEQFAHKRDVLHRHCADIGRDPSEITLSSHVRLEPDLDYAAVAKQAEALGEAGLDLAIVYLPPPHTPAVLEPLAKALEPLR; this is encoded by the coding sequence ATGCGATTCGCCATCAAGACTTCGCCCCAGAACACCGTCTGGGAGGACATGCTCGCGGTCTGGCAGGCGGCCGACGAGATCGAGCTGTTCGAATCCGGCTGGACGTTCGACCACTTCTATCCCATTTTCTCCGATTCGACCGGCCCCTGCATGGAGGGCTGGGTCACCCTGACCGCGCTCGCGCAGGCCACCAAGCGGCTGCGCCTGGGCACGCTCGTCAGTGGCATGCACTACCGCCACCCCGCGCTGCTCGCGAACATGGCCGCGACGCTCGACATCGTGTCCGGGGGGCGCCTGGAGATCGGCATCGGCGCCGGTTGGAATGAAGAGGAGTCCGGCGCGTACGGCATGGAGCTGGGCACGCTCAAGGAACGCAGCGACCGGTTCGAGGAAGGCTGCGAGGTCCTCCTGAGTCTGCTGACGCAGGAAACCACCACCTTCAAGGGCACGCACTACCAGCTCACCGACGCCCGCAACGAACCCAAGGGCGTCCAGAAGCCCCACCCGCCCATCTGCATCGGCGGCAGCGGCGAAAAGCGCACGCTGCGCACGGCGGCGAAGTACGCCGACCACTGGAACTTCACCGGCGGCACGCCCGAGCAGTTCGCCCACAAGCGCGACGTCCTGCACCGCCACTGCGCCGACATCGGCCGCGACCCGAGCGAGATCACGCTGTCCTCGCACGTGCGCCTCGAGCCCGACCTGGACTACGCCGCGGTCGCCAAGCAGGCCGAGGCTCTCGGCGAGGCCGGCCTCGACCTGGCGATCGTCTACCTGCCGCCGCCCCACACCCCCGCGGTGCTGGAACCGCTGGCGAAGGCGCTCGAACCGCTGCGCTGA